Genomic window (Sceloporus undulatus isolate JIND9_A2432 ecotype Alabama unplaced genomic scaffold, SceUnd_v1.1 scaffold_5255, whole genome shotgun sequence):
GTCACGACAACGCCGGGGGGGACGCGGCCCAGGTTGCATTCCCTCCAGTCCAAAATGGCTGCCCGGCTACCGTTCGGACACAGGAGCTCGAAATCGGATGCCGGGACACTCAATCCTGCGGAAGTGGAAACGGAACGGATGTTAAAAATTGAAacgccgtgcaggaatacataggatttcAAATgacgccatgcaggaatacataggatttcGTACGTATCTAGAACTGTGGAAGGTTTGGCGTCTTACGTTCGAGGTTCCGGAGCAGACCATGATGTTCTACGAAAGCCACGTCGCCGTAATTTCTGCGCCTCACGTCGCCCAGGAGGCACCTGGTGGGGAAACAGTGCCAAAATGGCGGAAGAAACGAAGTCGTTACGACTTGGAAaagtcccattgaaagcaacagaATGGTAAGGATAAAGGTATTaaagatggaaaggaaggaaggaaagaatgaagggaagaggaaggatagataggaagatggag
Coding sequences:
- the LOC121918162 gene encoding melanotransferrin-like, with amino-acid sequence MGLFQVVTTSFLPPFWHCFPTRCLLGDVRRRNYGDVAFVEHHGLLRNLERLSVPASDFELLCPNGSRAAILDWRECNLGRVPPGVVVTRPMSVAKVHGFLEKSQDAGANSDFHLFRSEKIWGR